ttCGAAGATACTAGAATTGATTAAGGATTTCTGCCCCGGATTACCAAAATAGCAGCCAAAGCATTCGCTTCGTGTATGTGATTGTCGCATGCATTTTGTAATTGATGATACAATCCTAAATGGAATTTAGCTTCTATTACATAGATAGTTCGATACAACgtactcatacacacacacaagcaaactcacaacaacaacactctctccacacacacacacattattatcGAATATGCGTTTGTTACCATTATGTCATTCACCTGCTATAACACCTCCGAGGCTTTCCCCCGTACCAAAACACAGGTTTACAACGCCCAAGGCCGAATAGAATCTGCTGGGCGGGGCAAACTGTTTGAGGACGATGATGTCGAGAGTTACTCTGGCGCCGATGGTCAGACCGCCCAGGAAGGCAGCTCCTGCGAGAAGCCAGAAAGCCTGGAGGAGCGGGTCGAGGAAGAACGCGATGCTGTTCAGGCAGGCGCAGATCACAATGAGATCGACGGACGACAACCACCCCATGTCAACGATTGGTCCCTGCAGGATACGCCCAAGCATGTTCCCAATGCCGCCGAACGACGCCAGGTAGACGGCCGTGGAGAGGGGGAGTCCCCTCGCTTGTCCGTGAGGAATAAGGAAAATGACCCACGCGACGTTAACAATCCCGCATAAGATGGAGTAAAGATTGAACGGTATCAAAAAAGGCTCATCTATGACGACAGACAGATCCAAAAAGGTCCAGAGACGATGTCCGAAGTCGTAACATCTACTGCAAGGACCTTGGTCATGAGACTTAGAAGCGAGCATCTTTTGCTGTTCATCGCCACTTTGCTGTTCATCTTCACTTTGCTGTTCATCGCCACTTACCGAATTGCTCGAGTTGTTACCCTCGACTGCCTTATCGGCCTCGCTGACCAACTGGCTGTCAACCGAGTCTGCTTGCGAGTCATCGGAAACCAAGTTATCCgtcgtaaccatggtaacaatttCCAGCAGGCTAGCGATCTGCATGGAGATGCCGCCGAGGAGAAGAATCGCTCCCCTCCAACCGTACACCTCGCGGAAGAATTCGGTCAGGAGAGGCAGTAACATCATGCCAACGGAGTTTCCCGTGTCCGAGAGCCCGTATAGGAACGCGAACGCCTCAGACACTCGCTGGTTAAACAGCATCATGGTTGCCAGGAATATCACTGCGTTCGTGACTCCTGCGAAATATACAGAAACAAGGGAATTAAAGCATGGACATGCGGTTTATCTTATCCGGTTTACTATTATTTTATTATGAACGAGTATCGATGATTCTTTTTGCTGGACATGTGCAGGATGAACGTTGCTGGAGGCTTTGGAAGAACGGAAAACAAAAAGATTTTGACATAAAGAAGCGATATGTTGACCAAAGATGTCAAATCTCTAACACAAAATATTTTCCACAGTTTCTAATTTTGAGAGAGAATTCAGCGTAAACACGTCGTTTGGATCGTactatttaaaaaacaaacaaacttagttTTACATAACAAATATACATCAGGCATGTCAGGGGCTAGTCCTACACAGAAGGATGTATCAAAAAACTTTCTGCTCATTAGAATAAGTGCATCGCAATTATCATTGCtaccatcatcattgttatgGTCACAGAATCGAGAGTTTACCTGCAGTTATGAGGGCTATCGTCAGTTGGGCTACGTTGGTGGACAGTGATGCTAGACACAGACAAGCAGCGCCCAATACACAAATCGCAGTC
The DNA window shown above is from Diadema setosum chromosome 22, eeDiaSeto1, whole genome shotgun sequence and carries:
- the LOC140245133 gene encoding monocarboxylate transporter 12-like, translated to MATSFRRWRYSLLVVLFVFVVRFIEIGVMKSFGLLVDDLVFQLDSDYATIGIIIATYHGVVYFLASLSTNVAQLTIALITAGVTNAVIFLATMMLFNQRVSEAFAFLYGLSDTGNSVGMMLLPLLTEFFREVYGWRGAILLLGGISMQIASLLEIVTMVTTDNLVSDDSQADSVDSQLVSEADKAVEGNNSSNSVSGDEQQSEDEQQSGDEQQKMLASKSHDQGPCSRCYDFGHRLWTFLDLSVVIDEPFLIPFNLYSILCGIVNVAWVIFLIPHGQARGLPLSTAVYLASFGGIGNMLGRILQGPIVDMGWLSSVDLIVICACLNSIAFFLDPLLQAFWLLAGAAFLGGLTIGARVTLDIIVLKQFAPPSRFYSALGVVNLCFGTGESLGGVIAGWIANVAGFKVAFMALGGMEVVACILMICTRLCVKKQR